The following coding sequences lie in one Arachis ipaensis cultivar K30076 chromosome B03, Araip1.1, whole genome shotgun sequence genomic window:
- the LOC107631494 gene encoding SAL1 phosphatase: protein MKMCTPTRWLGARAVAVGSGRTGDCSCFCVTNFRNQPIITTTISATPRGTRRPFSVFYSYSSPFLAAAASSSSMPYDKELAAAKKAATLAARLCQKVQKALLQSDVHSKSDKSPVTVADYGSQALVSFVLERELPSEPFSLVAEEDSGDLRKESGQETLKRITELVNDTLASEESDRFTALTTEDVLRAIDNGKSEGGSVGRHWVLDPIDGTKGFVRGDQYAIALGLLHEGKVVLGVLACPNLPLTSIGNNQQSSSNEVGCLFFAKVGDGAYMQSLNGLTHIKVHVTDTGNPEEASFFESFEAAHSSHDLSSSIAEKLGVKAPPVRIDSQAKYGALSRGDGAIYLRFPHKGYREKIWDHAAGSIVVTEAGGIVTDAAGNPLDFSKGKFLDVASGIIVTNQKLMPSLLRAVKEALNEKGSSL from the exons atgaaaatgtgTACACCCACACGTTGGCTAGGAGCAAGAGCAGTTGCAGTTGGAAGTGGAAGAACAGGTGATTGCAGCTGCTTTTGTGTCACCAATTTCAGAAACCAAcccatcatcaccaccaccatctctgcAACTCCTCGGGGGACAAGAAGGCCTTTCTCCGTGTTTTATTCTTATTCCTCACCTTTTCTagctgctgctgcttcttcttcttcaatgccTTACGACAAGGAGCTAGCTGCTGCGAAAAAAGCAGCGACTCTGGCCGCTCGTCTCTGCCAG AAAGTACAAAAGGCTCTTTTGCAATCCGATGTCCACTCAAAATCTGACAAGAGTCCTGTCACGGTGGCTGATTATG GTTCACAAGCCTTGGTTAGCTTTGTACTTGAGAGAGAGCTTCCTTCTGAACCATTTTCATTGGTAGCTGAGGAG GATTCAGGGGATCTTCGCAAAGAAAGTGGCCAGGAAACACTGAAGCGTATTACGGAACTTGTCAATGATACTCTTGCCAGTGAAGAGTCTGATAGGTTTACTGCTTTAACAACAGAAGATGTACTTAGGGCCATTGACAATGGTAAATCTGAAGGTGGTTCTGTTGGGCGGCACTGGGTTTTGGATCCAATTGATGGCACTAAAGG GTTTGTAAGAGGAGATCAATATGCCATAGCATTAGGTTTACTTCATGAAGGGAAGGTTGTATTGGGCGTGTTGGCTTGTCCAAATCTTCCACTGACATCCATTGGCAATAATCAGCAGTCTTCTTCTAATGAAGTTGGTTGTCTTTTCTTTGCTAAAGTAGGTGATGGAGCATACATGCAGTCATTGAATGGTTTGACACATATTAAG GTGCATGTCACTGATACTGGGAATCCAGAAGAAGCATCATTTTTTGAATCTTTTGAAGCAGCACATTCATCACATGACTTGTCTAGCTCCATTGCAGAA AAACTCGGTGTCAAAGCTCCTCCAGTTAGAATTGACAGTCAAGCAAAATATGGAGCTCTTTCCAGAGGAGATGGGGCCATATATTTGCGTTTCCCTCACAAAGGATACCGTGAGAAAATATGGGATCATGCTGCTGGCAGCATTGTTGTAACTG AAGCCGGAGGTATTGTCACAGATGCTGCAGGGAACCCTTTGGACTTCTCGAAAGGAAAGTTTCTTGATGTAGCCTCTGGTATTATTGTTACAAACCAGAAATTGATGCCATCACTTCTGAGAGCAGTTAAAGAAGCCCTCAATGAGAAAGGCTCATCCTTGTGA
- the LOC107633842 gene encoding protein FAR1-RELATED SEQUENCE 5-like yields the protein MKGKAPGCVITDGDKAMKKAIKSVFPSAYHRLCAWHLLRNATSNPSNPTFTSEFKKWMLFYYEVSEFEDRWVKLVTELGLQHNEWVCDLFARRKMWATAYIRGHFFGGFQKTSRCERLHSMLGKFVHSRHNLRDFIEQFLRCICQMRSREAQSELASVVGDLVLQSPLHALERSAANTLMREIFMLFRPMLLRGCTLKVRSCTLTPSCEIYTLSRSENPNKGWNMSHYRDRSTFKWSCFRMESVGILCDHIVAVLLHLDAEEIPRVFL from the coding sequence ATGAAGGGCAAAGCTCCAGGGTGTGTAATAACAGATGGGGACAAGGCCATGAAAAAAGCAATCAAATCTGTGTTTCCAAGTGCTTACCATCGGTTGTGTGCATGGCATTTACTTAGGAATGCAACCTCTAATCCCAGCAATCCGACGTTCACATCTGAATTTAAGAAGTGGATGCTTTTTTATTATGAGGTTTCAGAGTTCGAAGATCGGTGGGTCAAATTGGTTACGGAGCTTGGTCTTCAACATAATGAAtgggtttgtgacttgtttgctAGGAGGAAAATGTGGGCGACTGCTTACATTCGCGGGCACTTCTTTGGTGGGTTTCAAAAAACATCAAGGTGTGAGAGATTGCATTCTATGCTTGGTAAATTTGTGCACTCTCGACATAACTTGAGAGACTTTATCGAACAGTTCTTGCGATGCATATGTCAAATGAGGTCAAGGGAAGCACAAAGTGAGTTGGCATCTGTTGTTGGGGATTTAGTGTTGCAGAGTCCACTACATGCATTGGAAAGATCTGCCGCCAACACACTGATGAGAGAGATTTTCATGTTATTCAGGCCAATGTTGTTAAGAGGTTGTACGCTAAAGGTTCGTTCATGTACATTGACACCAAGTTGTGAGATTTATACACTGTCAAGGTCGGAAAATCCTAACAAAGGATGGAACATGTCTCACTATCGGGACAGATCAACATTTAAGTGGTCCTGCTTCAGGATGGAATCGGTTGGCATACTTTGTGATCATATCGTGGCAGTTCTACTACATCTTGATGCGGAAGAGATACCAAGAGTCTTCTTATAG